The Desulfonatronum sp. SC1 genome has a segment encoding these proteins:
- a CDS encoding ribose-phosphate pyrophosphokinase, whose translation MALHGEMKILSGSANPPLAKAICDHLGTRLTPCLVETFSDGEIRVEIGDNVRGDDVFVVQPTCAPVNYNLMELCLVLDALKRASAKRVTAVIPYYGYARQDRKVVPRAPISAKLVADFLTVAGVHRLLTIDLHAGQIQGFFNIPVDNLYAAPILLDNIKKLTDSPDNLVIVSPDAGGTERARAYAKRLCAGLAIIDKRRVCPNQAEAMNVIGDVENKLAVVLDDMIDTAGTMVQAAKVLMDKGAQSVVACATHGVLSGPAVKRLQDSAFNQVYVTDTIPLKNEAQACNKIQALSVASILAKAVHNIHTESSVSVLFV comes from the coding sequence ATGGCCCTTCATGGCGAAATGAAAATCCTCTCCGGTTCCGCGAACCCTCCCCTGGCCAAAGCCATCTGTGACCACCTGGGCACCAGACTGACGCCTTGTCTTGTTGAAACGTTCAGCGACGGAGAAATTCGCGTCGAAATCGGCGACAATGTCCGAGGAGACGACGTCTTCGTCGTGCAGCCCACCTGCGCCCCCGTCAACTACAACCTTATGGAACTCTGCCTTGTGCTGGACGCTTTGAAGCGAGCCAGCGCCAAGCGGGTCACCGCCGTGATTCCGTATTACGGCTACGCCCGACAAGACCGCAAGGTGGTCCCTCGTGCGCCCATCAGCGCGAAACTCGTGGCCGACTTTCTGACCGTTGCCGGTGTGCATCGCCTGTTGACCATCGATCTCCATGCCGGACAAATCCAGGGTTTTTTCAACATTCCCGTTGACAATCTCTACGCGGCCCCGATTCTGCTCGATAATATCAAAAAGTTGACCGACAGTCCCGACAACCTCGTCATCGTCTCGCCCGACGCCGGCGGGACGGAGCGGGCACGTGCCTATGCCAAACGTCTTTGCGCGGGATTGGCCATCATCGATAAACGTAGGGTCTGCCCCAATCAAGCTGAAGCCATGAACGTCATCGGCGATGTGGAAAACAAGCTCGCTGTTGTGCTCGACGACATGATCGACACCGCCGGAACCATGGTCCAAGCCGCCAAGGTGCTCATGGACAAGGGCGCGCAAAGCGTCGTAGCCTGTGCCACGCATGGCGTTCTTTCCGGCCCCGCTGTGAAACGCTTGCAGGATTCGGCCTTCAACCAAGTTTACGTCACGGACACGATTCCCTTGAAAAATGAGGCCCAGGCCTGCAATAAGATCCAAGCGCTGTCCGTGGCCAGCATTCTGGCCAAAGCGGTACATAACATCCACACCGAATCATCGGTCAGCGTCCTTTTTGTCTAA
- a CDS encoding 50S ribosomal protein L25/general stress protein Ctc, translating into MSNQATLSVDVRSETGSGQCRRLRNKAFVPGIFYNAQGANLLFSAERTPLQKLYNKVGLSQVFQLEIKQSGESQLHPAIIRDIQFHPVKGSITHIDFFGVDLTKKINVYIPVEVTGKPKGVVLGGMLETFRDELEVVGLPMSIPEKIVIDVTALEINHNVHVQDLKLPDNVEFVFEDNFAVVGVVSPSASDSEAEEGEAEKGE; encoded by the coding sequence ATGTCCAATCAAGCAACCCTTAGCGTCGACGTCCGCTCTGAAACCGGTTCGGGGCAATGTCGCAGGCTGCGCAACAAGGCTTTTGTGCCGGGTATATTTTACAATGCCCAAGGAGCGAACCTGCTTTTTTCCGCTGAGCGGACACCACTTCAAAAACTGTATAACAAGGTCGGGCTGTCCCAGGTCTTTCAACTGGAAATCAAACAGAGCGGGGAGAGCCAGCTCCATCCGGCGATCATCCGCGATATTCAGTTCCATCCCGTAAAAGGCTCCATCACCCATATCGACTTCTTTGGAGTGGACTTAACCAAGAAGATCAATGTCTACATTCCCGTTGAAGTCACCGGCAAACCCAAAGGCGTTGTCCTCGGCGGCATGCTGGAAACCTTTCGGGACGAACTCGAAGTCGTTGGCCTGCCAATGTCCATCCCGGAGAAGATCGTCATCGACGTCACGGCGTTAGAAATCAACCACAACGTGCATGTTCAGGACCTGAAGCTCCCCGATAACGTGGAATTCGTCTTTGAAGACAACTTCGCGGTTGTTGGCGTCGTCAGCCCCTCGGCCAGCGATTCCGAAGCCGAGGAAGGCGAAGCGGAAAAGGGCGAGTAA